Proteins from a genomic interval of Candidatus Binataceae bacterium:
- a CDS encoding FAD-dependent oxidoreductase → MSPSDSHGGSRPIRTARVERIFDHTSDTRSLFLAPVDSGSLRYLPGQFISIAITLPDETRTRPYTIASPPERGMPFEICFNRVPGGRGADWLFDRRLGDSVEFTGPYGTFMMDSVPAVETIFLADATAVAPIRPMIRRASGSPASPMMTLLYAARSPDHILYRAEFESLAAGTSGFHFEPLILPQSELYEGLCTEAERRWVRSDADRSRQFYICGVGKGVLALRDLLRGAGYERRAVHYEQW, encoded by the coding sequence ATGAGTCCATCCGACAGCCACGGCGGCTCTCGTCCAATCCGCACCGCGCGGGTCGAGCGCATCTTCGATCACACCTCGGACACCCGCTCACTCTTCCTTGCGCCCGTCGATAGCGGCAGCCTCCGATACCTACCCGGACAGTTCATCTCGATTGCAATCACCCTGCCCGACGAGACGCGGACCCGTCCCTACACGATCGCGTCGCCGCCCGAGCGGGGCATGCCTTTCGAAATCTGTTTCAACCGGGTTCCCGGGGGGCGGGGTGCGGACTGGCTTTTCGATCGGAGGCTCGGAGACAGCGTCGAATTTACCGGGCCCTACGGCACCTTCATGATGGATTCGGTGCCAGCGGTCGAAACCATCTTCCTTGCGGACGCAACCGCCGTAGCGCCGATCCGGCCGATGATCCGGCGCGCCTCGGGATCGCCCGCCTCCCCGATGATGACGCTCCTGTATGCGGCGCGATCCCCGGATCACATCCTCTATCGTGCCGAATTCGAGTCACTCGCGGCCGGCACGAGCGGTTTTCATTTTGAACCACTGATACTTCCCCAATCAGAACTCTACGAGGGTTTGTGCACCGAAGCCGAGCGCCGCTGGGTCCGGAGCGACGCCGATCGCAGCCGCCAGTTCTACATTTGCGGCGTGGGTAAGGGGGTACTCGCCCTACGCGATCTCTTGAGAGGCGCAGGCTACGAACGTCGCGCGGTGCACTACGAACAGTGGTAG
- a CDS encoding alpha/beta hydrolase has translation MPLDPQAAALIKQMAVAPGPKLEELPPHDARRLTSATFKVLAGAAEEVAKVEDRKIPGPAGQIPIRIYTPAGAGPFPLLVFYHGGGWVIGDLDTHDNACRSLSNRAGCVTLAVDYRLAPENKFPAAVEDCYQATAWAAEHAREFGADPTRIAVGGDSAGGNLAAVVSLLARDRRKPALKFQLLIYPATDGALATNSHKTFTDYFLTDTAVRYLWGSYVRDDADRTDPLASPALAKSHKGLPPALIITAEFDPLRDEGEAYGEKLRAAGVPVSVTRYDGMIHGFFTMTGMLDQGKRAVDEAAKALRKVFSQ, from the coding sequence ATGCCGCTCGATCCGCAGGCCGCTGCCCTGATCAAACAAATGGCCGTCGCGCCCGGACCCAAGCTCGAAGAGCTGCCGCCCCACGATGCGCGCCGGCTTACTTCGGCCACGTTCAAGGTGCTGGCCGGCGCCGCCGAAGAGGTCGCAAAGGTTGAGGATCGCAAGATTCCCGGTCCTGCCGGGCAGATCCCGATTCGGATTTATACGCCAGCAGGCGCCGGACCTTTTCCGCTGCTGGTGTTCTACCACGGCGGCGGATGGGTGATCGGCGACCTCGACACTCACGACAACGCTTGCCGCTCGCTTAGCAATCGTGCGGGGTGTGTGACGCTCGCAGTCGATTACCGGCTCGCGCCCGAAAACAAATTTCCGGCCGCGGTGGAGGATTGCTATCAGGCTACCGCCTGGGCGGCGGAGCATGCGCGCGAATTCGGCGCGGATCCCACGCGAATCGCGGTCGGGGGCGACAGCGCCGGTGGCAACCTCGCGGCGGTGGTGTCGCTGCTGGCACGCGACCGCAGAAAGCCGGCGCTCAAGTTTCAACTGCTGATCTATCCGGCTACGGATGGTGCGCTCGCTACCAACTCGCACAAGACCTTCACCGATTACTTTCTGACCGATACGGCAGTGCGGTATCTGTGGGGAAGTTATGTGCGCGACGATGCCGACCGCACCGATCCGCTCGCCTCGCCCGCGTTAGCGAAGAGCCATAAAGGGCTGCCGCCCGCGCTCATCATCACCGCCGAGTTCGATCCCTTGCGGGATGAGGGCGAGGCTTACGGAGAGAAGCTGCGCGCCGCCGGCGTTCCAGTCAGCGTCACCCGTTACGACGGTATGATCCACGGATTCTTCACGATGACCGGTATGCTCGACCAGGGCAAAAGGGCGGTCGACGAGGCAGCGAAGGCGTTGCGTAAGGTGTTCAGCCAGTAG
- a CDS encoding ThuA domain-containing protein: protein MPRPQITRVHLIAGGFPPGSAAGHDMNYARLRLLGILEQNPTIYTTVSNDYGDLARWLPETRLLITYVAGPYPDDEQNQHLRSWLQAGGRWLALHGTSGGKAARVGEQRRKMVKGAYHDTLGSFFLNHPPVRKFHVHIADPSDPITSELPESFETSDELYLIELQHPADTKTLLTTELPRDPSPPGFGFIYDQDTSVLPDGKTRVLGYSRQIGRGAVTYIALGHCHNPTNNVQPFVDASVEATGKTPLTFRGSWELPQFDRLLRNAMEWGTAPS from the coding sequence ATGCCTAGACCGCAAATCACTCGGGTCCATCTGATCGCCGGCGGGTTCCCTCCCGGCAGCGCGGCGGGACACGACATGAACTACGCCCGGCTGCGACTGCTCGGTATCCTGGAACAGAACCCTACCATCTATACGACCGTAAGCAATGACTACGGCGATCTGGCACGATGGCTGCCGGAAACGCGGCTGCTAATCACCTACGTCGCGGGCCCGTATCCGGACGATGAGCAGAACCAGCACCTCCGCAGCTGGCTTCAGGCTGGCGGGCGCTGGCTTGCGCTTCACGGTACCAGCGGCGGCAAGGCCGCCAGAGTCGGAGAGCAGCGCCGCAAGATGGTCAAAGGCGCCTACCACGATACCCTGGGCAGTTTTTTTCTGAACCATCCTCCGGTAAGAAAGTTCCACGTTCACATCGCCGACCCCTCCGATCCCATCACCAGCGAACTGCCAGAATCATTCGAAACGTCCGACGAGCTCTACCTGATCGAACTCCAGCACCCAGCGGACACCAAGACCCTGTTGACCACCGAACTTCCCCGCGATCCGTCGCCGCCCGGCTTTGGTTTCATCTACGACCAAGACACCTCGGTCCTTCCCGATGGCAAGACCCGGGTCCTTGGCTATTCGCGTCAAATTGGGAGAGGCGCGGTAACCTACATCGCGCTCGGCCACTGTCACAACCCGACCAACAACGTGCAACCTTTTGTCGACGCGAGCGTGGAAGCCACCGGCAAGACCCCGCTGACCTTCCGCGGCTCCTGGGAGCTCCCGCAGTTCGATCGCCTGCTGCGCAACGCGATGGAGTGGGGCACGGCGCCATCGTAA
- a CDS encoding AarF/ABC1/UbiB kinase family protein has translation MATRNPITRGRARRAIKMGGLASQVGSSYLWTSIRRPFLSRTAQDRELLETHIRNAQRILESSKNLRGAFMKLIQMLSMRQDLLPGEALDVLRATQSSVPPMSYGTIAEQMRREIGQRPEQLFRAFDHTAFAAASLGQVHRARLKDGREVAVKVQYPGVEATVEEDLKNMKLLLRTLQAIGRDVMRQKVDTAAIYGELEARLREELDYVSEARNLQEFGRLLADDPEVEVPEVVKELSSHRVLTMTFVEGYPLADVMGPEVDLDLRTWVANKCHAMVWRQILEFGVLHTDFHPGNYLVNYHPRLGILDFGSIRRFRDAERRAYLQVARGIVDDDARAIGAGMQKLGWLDRAQNPTPMVKIIHILFAPMMVDRDYDPKEYDTVGNATKVGEIAFEHKLYKSPAHSVFLLRALIGLEGIIRHLGVKTNYRRIFKRSVEHAEAAARGSTVH, from the coding sequence ATGGCAACGCGCAATCCGATCACACGGGGCCGCGCGCGGCGCGCCATCAAGATGGGCGGTCTCGCCTCACAGGTTGGCTCCAGCTACCTGTGGACCTCCATCCGCCGTCCCTTCCTGTCGCGCACCGCGCAGGATCGCGAGCTGCTCGAGACTCACATCCGCAACGCGCAACGGATTCTCGAAAGCTCGAAGAACCTGCGCGGCGCGTTCATGAAGCTGATTCAGATGCTCTCGATGCGCCAGGACCTGCTGCCCGGCGAGGCGCTCGACGTGTTGCGCGCAACCCAGTCGAGCGTTCCGCCGATGAGCTACGGTACTATCGCGGAGCAGATGCGACGCGAGATTGGCCAGCGCCCCGAGCAGCTGTTTCGCGCTTTCGACCATACTGCGTTCGCGGCCGCATCGCTCGGCCAGGTCCACCGGGCGCGTCTCAAGGACGGACGCGAAGTGGCCGTGAAGGTCCAATACCCCGGCGTCGAAGCGACGGTAGAAGAAGATCTCAAGAACATGAAACTTCTGCTGCGCACGCTGCAGGCGATCGGGCGCGACGTAATGCGCCAGAAGGTCGACACGGCAGCGATCTACGGGGAGCTGGAGGCGCGGCTGCGTGAGGAACTCGACTATGTGAGCGAGGCCCGAAATCTGCAGGAATTCGGGCGGCTGCTGGCGGACGATCCGGAAGTCGAGGTCCCCGAAGTGGTCAAGGAGCTCAGCTCGCACCGCGTCCTCACCATGACCTTCGTGGAGGGTTACCCGCTGGCCGACGTGATGGGCCCCGAAGTCGACCTGGATCTGCGCACCTGGGTGGCGAACAAGTGCCACGCCATGGTGTGGCGGCAGATCCTGGAATTCGGCGTGCTGCATACCGACTTTCATCCCGGCAACTACCTGGTCAATTACCATCCTCGCCTCGGCATTCTCGACTTCGGATCAATTCGCCGCTTTCGCGACGCGGAGCGGAGGGCTTACCTGCAGGTCGCCCGCGGAATTGTCGACGACGATGCGCGCGCCATCGGTGCGGGGATGCAAAAACTGGGATGGCTGGATCGTGCGCAGAATCCGACGCCGATGGTGAAGATAATCCACATCCTGTTCGCGCCGATGATGGTTGATCGCGACTACGACCCCAAGGAGTACGACACGGTGGGCAATGCGACCAAAGTCGGCGAGATCGCATTCGAGCACAAGCTTTACAAATCGCCCGCGCACAGCGTGTTCCTGCTGCGCGCGCTGATCGGACTGGAAGGTATAATCCGCCATCTGGGTGTGAAGACCAACTACCGTCGCATTTTCAAAAGAAGTGTCGAACACGCCGAGGCGGCCGCGCGCGGCTCAACGGTGCACTGA
- the larB gene encoding nickel pincer cofactor biosynthesis protein LarB, with protein MTERQIRAILDSVAEGKTTATAAMRALRELPFQDLGFAKLDHHRTLRRGFPEVILGQTKTVEQIVAIGRGMIKSRANFIVSRLGPDKAKAVGSKIKELTYYPEAQIGAVMVEALGIRGRGELMVITAGTSDIPVAEEAAVCAELFGNRVARLYDVGVAGLQRLTANLDSIRRATVLIVVAGMEGALPSVVAGLIDKPVIAVPTSIGYGAAFAGLAALLAMLNTCASGVTVVNIDNGFGAAVAATLINRSGIERDGTD; from the coding sequence ATGACCGAACGCCAGATTCGCGCGATTCTCGATTCCGTGGCGGAGGGCAAAACCACCGCCACCGCGGCGATGCGCGCGCTGCGCGAGTTGCCGTTCCAGGACCTCGGCTTCGCCAAGCTCGATCACCATCGCACGCTCAGGCGCGGGTTTCCGGAAGTAATCCTGGGGCAAACCAAGACGGTGGAGCAGATCGTCGCGATCGGGCGCGGCATGATCAAATCGCGCGCGAACTTCATCGTAAGCCGCCTCGGGCCAGACAAGGCGAAGGCGGTAGGATCGAAAATCAAGGAGCTGACCTATTACCCCGAGGCCCAGATCGGCGCGGTCATGGTCGAGGCTCTGGGCATCCGCGGTCGTGGCGAATTGATGGTGATCACCGCCGGCACCTCCGACATCCCGGTGGCGGAAGAGGCCGCGGTCTGTGCGGAATTGTTCGGCAATCGGGTCGCGCGCCTGTACGATGTGGGAGTGGCGGGGCTGCAGCGTCTGACCGCCAATCTAGATTCCATCCGGCGTGCCACGGTTCTGATCGTGGTTGCCGGCATGGAAGGCGCGCTGCCCTCGGTCGTCGCGGGCTTGATCGATAAGCCCGTGATCGCGGTTCCCACCAGCATCGGCTATGGAGCCGCTTTCGCGGGACTCGCCGCGCTGCTCGCGATGCTGAATACCTGCGCGTCGGGGGTTACGGTAGTCAACATCGACAACGGCTTCGGAGCGGCGGTGGCCGCCACGCTGATCAATCGGAGCGGAATCGAGCGCGACGGAACCGACTGA
- a CDS encoding hemolysin family protein — MSLGVLLITLVACLALQAFFAASEIALVSADELKVRAEGERGGRAARTLGWLLARRDRLLALTLTSNNLATVIIAVALTAFLHDLKPKLSLWAPFILAPLTLVLGESIPKLLTLRNPLRFARLAAPALRVMAIVMAPLLFVETLLSRGLRWLAGVPSGAESVFLEREDLVRLLHRSPGDVSSASDKDAILPAESRMISRIFRFSRAEARKAMVPLVRVDAIPQDASLSAAIETVRRLGFSRLPVFSHRITDIVGVVHVFDLLEAPNLSHPVTEVMRPVSYFPESTPLDEVLVALQRTGENLAVIVDEYGGAAGIITMEDLLEEVVGEIEDEHDDREEEVARVVNPHTLAVMARAPIAELNERYGLHLPEGDEYASIGGFVLERLGHIPQPGEQLNAGGITITVTRSDLRAVREVMLHLEHPLRADVLKRR, encoded by the coding sequence ATGAGCCTTGGGGTTCTCCTCATCACGCTCGTCGCGTGCCTTGCGCTGCAGGCGTTCTTCGCCGCCAGCGAAATCGCGCTGGTCTCCGCCGATGAACTCAAGGTCCGCGCGGAAGGCGAACGGGGCGGCAGAGCGGCGCGAACCCTGGGATGGTTGCTGGCGCGCCGCGATCGCCTGCTTGCCCTGACCCTCACCAGCAACAACCTGGCCACGGTGATCATTGCGGTGGCGCTGACCGCGTTTCTGCACGATTTGAAACCCAAGCTCTCGTTGTGGGCACCGTTTATTCTGGCGCCGCTGACGCTGGTGCTGGGCGAATCGATACCCAAACTGCTGACCCTGCGGAATCCCTTGCGCTTTGCGCGCCTGGCGGCGCCGGCCCTGCGGGTCATGGCAATTGTCATGGCGCCGCTGCTGTTCGTCGAGACTCTCCTCAGTCGCGGGCTGCGCTGGCTCGCCGGCGTACCCTCCGGGGCCGAGAGCGTCTTCCTGGAGCGCGAAGACCTCGTGCGTTTGCTGCATCGCTCGCCAGGCGACGTGAGCTCGGCGTCCGACAAGGACGCGATCTTGCCGGCGGAAAGCAGGATGATCAGTCGCATCTTTCGCTTCTCACGCGCCGAGGCGCGCAAGGCGATGGTGCCGCTGGTGCGGGTGGATGCGATCCCGCAAGATGCTTCGCTTTCCGCGGCGATCGAAACGGTGCGCCGGCTCGGCTTCAGCCGCCTGCCAGTGTTCAGCCATCGCATCACCGATATCGTCGGGGTCGTGCACGTATTCGATTTGTTGGAAGCCCCCAACTTAAGCCACCCGGTCACCGAGGTGATGCGTCCGGTCAGTTACTTTCCCGAATCGACGCCGTTGGACGAGGTGCTAGTCGCGCTACAGCGCACCGGCGAAAATCTCGCCGTGATAGTCGACGAATACGGCGGCGCGGCAGGAATCATCACCATGGAAGACCTGCTCGAAGAGGTGGTGGGCGAAATCGAGGACGAGCACGATGATCGCGAGGAGGAGGTCGCGCGGGTGGTGAATCCGCACACACTGGCGGTGATGGCGCGCGCGCCGATTGCGGAGTTGAACGAACGCTACGGACTGCATCTGCCGGAGGGCGACGAGTATGCTAGCATCGGCGGATTCGTGCTCGAACGCCTGGGTCATATTCCCCAGCCGGGTGAGCAGCTCAACGCCGGCGGGATCACGATCACCGTCACCCGCAGCGACCTGCGCGCGGTGCGCGAGGTGATGCTGCACCTGGAACACCCGCTTCGAGCTGATGTCCTCAAGCGGCGATGA
- a CDS encoding hemolysin family protein, with amino-acid sequence MLLLPILVLALIMVSAGLAASETAIFTMARAEHIRDQLTQPARLALDRIMRRPLESLIVVIGLNEGSNVFAACLATAFFLFWLGGEMGPYVAAPVMFVVVLIFCDITPKTFALSHPTGVVRLTARPLAVLTELVHPVARFFAPHDVAPRPEPFSETEFKALLKLGETQGEVEPEERALIHRVFDFGARRASEVMTPRDRIFGLDIATPPAQLITEVAHGHFSRIPMHRGSPENIVGVLHAKDLATRRLDPALPRVERLLRPAYFIPPRKPLGELFDEMRRGRFQMALVVDEYGRLLGLVTLEDLLEELFGELRDEFDVEIPELQKISANEWVASGAIDTRELATALGPDFKLEMPGGGRNLSNQMLRRLGRVPPVGEKLKLGEFEASIERVRGATIEQVRLRR; translated from the coding sequence ATGCTGTTGCTGCCAATTCTGGTGCTCGCGCTGATCATGGTCAGCGCCGGACTCGCCGCGTCCGAAACCGCGATCTTCACCATGGCGCGCGCGGAGCACATCCGCGACCAGCTCACCCAGCCGGCCCGGCTCGCGCTCGACCGGATCATGCGCCGACCGCTTGAGTCTCTGATCGTAGTAATCGGCCTCAACGAGGGGAGCAACGTTTTTGCTGCATGTCTGGCCACCGCGTTCTTTCTCTTCTGGCTCGGCGGCGAGATGGGTCCTTATGTCGCGGCGCCGGTGATGTTCGTGGTCGTGTTGATCTTCTGCGACATCACGCCCAAGACTTTCGCACTTAGCCATCCGACCGGGGTGGTACGGCTCACCGCGCGCCCGCTCGCCGTCCTCACCGAGCTGGTGCATCCGGTGGCCAGGTTTTTTGCGCCCCATGATGTGGCTCCTCGACCTGAGCCCTTTTCCGAAACCGAATTCAAGGCGCTTCTGAAGCTCGGGGAAACCCAGGGGGAGGTGGAGCCCGAGGAACGCGCGCTGATCCATCGGGTATTTGACTTCGGCGCGCGTCGCGCATCCGAAGTGATGACGCCGCGCGATCGCATCTTCGGCCTCGATATTGCCACGCCACCGGCGCAATTGATTACCGAAGTCGCGCACGGCCACTTTTCCCGCATTCCCATGCATCGCGGTAGCCCGGAAAACATCGTCGGGGTCCTGCACGCCAAGGACCTCGCCACCCGGCGGCTTGACCCGGCCCTCCCGCGGGTCGAGCGACTGCTGCGGCCCGCCTATTTCATCCCGCCGCGCAAACCGTTGGGGGAACTGTTTGACGAGATGCGGCGCGGCCGGTTCCAGATGGCCCTGGTGGTCGATGAATACGGGCGCCTTCTGGGGCTGGTGACCCTCGAAGACCTCCTCGAAGAGTTGTTCGGGGAATTGCGCGACGAGTTCGACGTGGAAATTCCAGAACTGCAAAAAATCTCCGCGAACGAGTGGGTAGCCTCCGGCGCCATCGATACCCGCGAGCTCGCGACCGCCCTGGGGCCGGATTTCAAACTGGAGATGCCGGGCGGCGGCCGGAACCTCTCCAACCAAATGTTGCGCCGGCTGGGCCGGGTTCCCCCGGTCGGCGAAAAGCTTAAGCTCGGGGAATTCGAGGCGTCCATTGAGCGCGTGCGCGGCGCGACCATCGAGCAGGTGAGGCTCAGGCGATGA
- the thiL gene encoding thiamine-phosphate kinase — protein sequence MQTQGRQRAKLPGEFELIARLVADLPHRRRTVLGPGDDCAILARGVSPILFTIDSMVEGVHFKLGWGTPEQLGARALTVNMSDVAAMGGVPTACVVNLAIRPGLTPRFFERLYGGLGRAARVGAVDIVGGNITSARQLAITIALLGDAPVRPLRRDSARAGDEIFVTGTLGDAALGWRILAGEQRVRNSARRHLVSRYLAPTARLWAGQRLARLRPVPAAIDLSDGLLQDLGHLLERSGMGAEVDAASIPVSTAYREVAGSDLSLALGGGEDYELLFCIRPGHSQSKLARWLRVPTHRIGAIVRRPGLHLRGAARPRVGGWDQLQVRN from the coding sequence ATGCAGACCCAGGGACGCCAACGGGCGAAGCTGCCCGGCGAGTTCGAGCTCATCGCGAGGCTGGTAGCGGATCTTCCCCACCGCCGCCGGACGGTTCTGGGTCCCGGCGATGATTGCGCCATCCTGGCGCGTGGCGTTTCACCGATCCTGTTTACCATTGACTCGATGGTCGAAGGTGTTCATTTCAAGCTGGGATGGGGAACCCCCGAACAGCTCGGCGCCAGGGCGCTGACGGTGAACATGAGCGATGTCGCCGCGATGGGCGGGGTTCCCACCGCCTGCGTAGTCAATCTCGCAATTCGGCCCGGACTCACACCGCGCTTCTTCGAGCGGCTGTACGGAGGCCTGGGGCGCGCCGCCCGGGTGGGAGCGGTGGATATAGTCGGCGGCAACATAACTTCGGCGCGCCAGTTGGCAATTACGATTGCCCTGCTAGGTGACGCGCCGGTGCGACCGCTGCGCCGTGATAGCGCGCGCGCCGGCGATGAAATTTTCGTCACCGGGACTCTCGGCGATGCGGCGCTCGGCTGGCGAATCCTGGCCGGAGAGCAGCGGGTGAGAAACTCAGCGCGCCGCCATTTGGTGTCGCGCTACCTGGCGCCTACCGCGCGGCTGTGGGCCGGCCAGCGTCTGGCCCGGCTTCGACCCGTGCCCGCCGCGATAGACCTCAGCGACGGTCTGTTACAGGACCTTGGCCACCTCCTCGAACGAAGCGGCATGGGCGCCGAAGTCGATGCCGCGTCGATTCCGGTATCGACCGCGTACCGTGAAGTTGCCGGATCCGATCTGTCCTTGGCGCTCGGCGGCGGCGAGGACTACGAGTTGTTGTTTTGTATCCGACCCGGACATTCCCAGTCGAAGCTCGCGCGATGGTTGCGCGTTCCCACCCATCGTATCGGCGCCATAGTTCGCCGACCGGGCTTGCATTTGCGGGGCGCCGCCCGGCCGCGCGTGGGCGGATGGGATCAGTTGCAGGTGCGAAACTAG
- a CDS encoding HAMP domain-containing sensor histidine kinase — protein sequence MADEFDTHQGGNKWSQTFRAPHLDTGGEEEPLNALRLAASIGLVFLILYLVVDVAIRGADPVLHLLAFSAAAVFLALTWTPMFRRFWQLWVFAVCLVIMVMFIAISATTHDPVSRLSVIILCPFATASFVSWSPRWQLAMSAATLLAYSAAQLLVPINDNLNIYRWLSVLAALLLAQSTSIFINQYRLKIRGQLEELETAARFRERQIATMAHDIRNPVSALAGYVELLEEPSASPSDREQMIARIGSTAWNTNLVVGNSLDLYRMEEDGRFQVKATDTDPNPVVAEVVEDCAAQARRVGTQFLHHLELLPHVSVNPQHLARIVRNLAAVPLAADCKSEVTLRTSLCGEQIAIDIDAPGAKITEAELEQMMANPRTSARPLNAGRIGLFLARSMTEAAGGSLLVRCLKPTGIHLHAEIPCTPPSR from the coding sequence GTGGCAGACGAGTTCGATACCCACCAGGGCGGCAACAAATGGTCGCAGACGTTCCGGGCGCCGCATCTCGACACGGGCGGTGAGGAAGAACCGCTCAATGCACTGCGGCTGGCCGCCTCGATCGGGCTCGTGTTCCTGATCCTGTATCTCGTCGTCGACGTGGCGATTCGCGGGGCGGATCCTGTGCTGCATCTCCTGGCGTTTTCCGCAGCGGCAGTGTTTTTGGCCCTCACCTGGACCCCGATGTTCCGGCGCTTCTGGCAGCTATGGGTTTTCGCGGTCTGCCTGGTCATCATGGTGATGTTCATCGCGATCAGTGCGACCACGCACGATCCGGTCTCCCGCCTGTCGGTCATCATCCTGTGTCCGTTCGCGACCGCATCGTTCGTGAGCTGGAGTCCCCGCTGGCAGCTTGCGATGAGCGCGGCCACGTTGCTCGCGTACAGCGCCGCGCAGCTTCTGGTTCCGATCAACGATAACCTGAACATTTATCGCTGGCTGAGCGTGCTCGCCGCCCTCCTGCTTGCCCAGAGCACTTCGATTTTCATCAACCAATACCGACTCAAGATTCGCGGGCAACTCGAAGAGCTGGAAACCGCGGCGCGCTTTCGCGAGCGTCAGATAGCAACCATGGCCCACGACATTCGCAACCCGGTCTCGGCGCTGGCCGGCTATGTTGAGCTGCTCGAGGAGCCCTCGGCGAGCCCGTCGGATCGCGAGCAAATGATCGCGCGAATCGGGTCGACGGCGTGGAACACCAACCTGGTGGTCGGCAACTCGCTTGACTTGTACCGCATGGAGGAAGACGGCCGCTTCCAGGTCAAAGCAACCGACACCGATCCAAACCCGGTCGTGGCCGAGGTCGTCGAAGACTGTGCCGCTCAGGCGCGGCGCGTCGGAACTCAGTTCCTGCATCACCTCGAGCTCCTGCCACACGTTTCGGTCAACCCGCAGCACCTGGCGCGCATCGTCCGCAACCTTGCCGCGGTACCCCTGGCCGCCGACTGCAAGAGCGAAGTTACGCTTCGGACCTCGCTGTGCGGTGAACAGATTGCCATAGATATCGACGCGCCCGGAGCCAAGATTACGGAGGCCGAGCTCGAGCAGATGATGGCGAATCCGCGCACCAGCGCTCGGCCTCTCAACGCGGGCCGCATCGGGCTGTTCCTGGCGCGCTCCATGACCGAGGCTGCCGGCGGCAGCCTGCTGGTCCGTTGCTTAAAGCCCACCGGCATTCACCTGCACGCGGAGATTCCCTGTACACCTCCAAGTCGGTGA
- a CDS encoding aspartate aminotransferase family protein produces MNELRELFLRNLAQTSDAPIGLEIVRAEGAWLYTADGRRYLDFIAGIGVNALGHGHLAVLAAIQHQARRHLHVMVYGEYLIEPQIKLAARLAGLLPAPLSRVYFTNSGAEAIEGAVKAARKFTGRRALAAFEGAYHGDTLGALSLAGNPVWRKAYEPLLDSVRHLPFDNPGALDAIDSSIAAVVIEPVQAEGGVRIPAIDFMRELRSRCDRAGALLVFDEVLTGLGRTGRLFALEHFGVVPDIVVLAKALGGGLPLGAFVGSDDVIGTLSHDPPLGHITTFGGHPLSCAAGLAALDVIIKEQLSAHALEKGAYLMQELRALAAPEIAEIRGVGLLVGLDFHSAEFAHRFVAETISRGVIINWTLNAGQVVRLAPPLAIVRSEIDIAVATMRDALLGTRDGLGRT; encoded by the coding sequence GTGAACGAACTCCGAGAGCTTTTCCTACGCAATCTCGCGCAAACCTCTGACGCACCCATCGGGCTGGAGATCGTGCGCGCCGAGGGTGCGTGGCTCTATACGGCCGACGGTCGCCGCTACCTCGACTTCATCGCCGGCATCGGGGTCAACGCGCTGGGTCACGGACATCTTGCGGTGCTGGCCGCGATCCAGCATCAGGCGCGCCGCCATTTGCACGTGATGGTCTATGGCGAGTACCTCATCGAGCCGCAAATCAAGCTGGCGGCGCGCCTTGCCGGCCTGCTGCCTGCGCCGCTCTCGCGAGTCTACTTCACCAATAGCGGCGCCGAGGCGATCGAAGGCGCGGTCAAGGCCGCCCGCAAATTTACCGGGCGACGCGCGCTGGCCGCATTCGAGGGCGCGTACCACGGTGACACCCTAGGTGCCCTGTCGCTGGCTGGGAACCCGGTCTGGCGCAAGGCCTATGAACCCCTGCTCGATTCGGTGCGTCATCTGCCCTTCGACAATCCCGGCGCGCTCGATGCCATCGATTCTTCGATCGCCGCGGTGGTTATCGAGCCCGTGCAGGCTGAAGGCGGGGTCCGCATTCCAGCAATCGACTTCATGCGCGAGCTGCGCTCGCGATGTGATCGCGCGGGTGCGCTGCTGGTGTTCGACGAAGTACTTACCGGGCTCGGTAGAACCGGGCGGCTCTTTGCGCTGGAACATTTCGGCGTCGTGCCCGACATCGTGGTGCTGGCAAAAGCGCTCGGCGGCGGCCTGCCGCTTGGTGCATTCGTCGGCTCCGATGATGTGATCGGGACGCTGTCGCACGACCCTCCGCTGGGGCATATCACGACTTTCGGGGGCCACCCGTTGTCATGCGCCGCCGGACTTGCCGCGCTGGACGTCATCATCAAAGAACAGCTTTCCGCCCACGCGTTGGAGAAGGGTGCGTACCTCATGCAGGAGCTGAGGGCCCTGGCTGCACCCGAGATCGCTGAGATCCGCGGAGTCGGGTTGCTGGTGGGGCTCGATTTTCATTCCGCGGAATTTGCCCATCGATTCGTTGCGGAAACGATATCTCGCGGGGTGATAATTAATTGGACTCTAAATGCGGGCCAGGTTGTCAGGCTTGCGCCTCCACTAGCTATTGTGCGCAGTGAGATTGACATCGCCGTTGCTACGATGCGTGATGCGCTGTTGGGGACACGTGACGGCCTCGGCCGCACGTGA